ACCGGCCTTTTCAATGGCTGCCACAAACTCTTCGTCTTCAGCCATGAAGCCATAGCCGGCAAAGATAGAGTCGTACCCATTATCCTTGGCAATGCCGATGATCTGGTTGATCCGCTCGACGCGCTCTTCCTTGCTGGCACCAGAGTAATCAGGCACCCGGTGAACCCGGTTGGAATCGGTCAACTGACGCAATTCTGGTGCCAGGGCATTGGGATAGACAATGGAGTCTTTTTCAGAGAGCAGGATGCCGTAGTGGCTGATCCCCATCTCCTGATAGACATCCATGGCTTCCTTGCGGATCGGACCACGGCAGACAATCAGCGGCTTCAGGTCTTCGCAGGAAAAGGAACGGACCCACTCGGATGAAGACTTGCTCAATCGGCGATCCCGGTGAATCAAGGGGTTGTGCTTATAGTAATCGGTCTGAGGCATGGGCTTATATCTCCAATTCAAATCAATAAGTTAAGTAATGACAGATTAGTGGAACTCGCGCTGGATCGCCTGCATCGGGCCGGGTTTATAGTGCCGCAGCAGGAAGTTCATGTTCTCGCCCAGCACCTTACGCAGATCGGTGGGCATTACCAGCGATGAGATGGAGCCCAAAGCCAGGCCTTCCTTCGGATTCATCAGTTCCTTTTCATAGCGGAGGTTCAGAGCAGCCTCTTCAATCCTCAACCAGTCAGCCACATCCTTCTCGGCATCCTTGGTGGCCTGACCTGCATCCATCCCGGCAGCAACACGTTCCTGGACCCCGGACTTGACCTTATCTTTAACGGCGCCACGCAGTTTACGCAGCTCGTCCTTGTAGACAAACTCCTTACCGGCCGGTCCCATAACCGCCAGACGGGTAGTGGGCAGCGCCAGCACCAGATCAGCACCGGTGGGGTAGTTGTTGTAGGAGGCATAGGCCCCGCCGTAGGCATTCCGGATGATCAGCAGGATGCGAGGGGTGCGGATATCAACAATGGAATCCAGCATGGCCCGACCAGCCTGAACAATGCCGCGTGACTCCTGCTCACGACCGGGCAGGAAGCCGGTGGTATCTTCCATAAAGATCAGCGGGATGTTGTAGATGTTACAGAACCGGTTGAAACGGGCGATCTTGTAGGCGGAATCCACCGAGATCTGGCCCGAAGCAACTGCTGAGTTGTTGGCCACAAAGCCGACCACGTTACCCCCCAGGCGGCCAAAGGCGGTCACGGCCTCACGGGCACGGTCCGGCTGCATCTCAAAATAGTCACCATGGTCACAGATCTGCTGGATCATGATCGAGACATCAAACGGGGTATTGAAGCCGGTAGGGGAGTTAAAGGCCTTCTTCAGCAGGGTATTGATCTCCCAGGTTTTACGATCCAACGGATCGCTGGTCTGACGAAAACGGGGAGCAACACTATTGTTATCAGGCACATAGGAAAGCAGCTGCAGGGAAGCACGCAGTGCACCAACTTCGTCCTCAACCGTCAGATCAGCAACACCGGAGGCGCCATGCACCTTAGGTCCGCCCAGATCTTCCGGGGTAACATCCTCACCCAGAACCGACTTGACCACGCCTGGTCCGGTCAGACCAAAGAAGGTGTCATTGGGCTGAATCACAAAGCTGCCTTGG
Above is a window of Trichlorobacter lovleyi SZ DNA encoding:
- a CDS encoding carboxyl transferase domain-containing protein, which codes for MSKKAIKPSLKNPFAPPETVEFTIPGEIPGKKGGYEEAMKEGHDLIQRPIKSVSIAQIEKQHFKKRMTVWERIKVLTEKEPNVLFQNWGKNLDGASLVTGILNVNGRDVALYGHDFTVRAGSIDATNGRKLALLFQMAGEKGIPVIGMNDSAGAFVPAGVGGLDGYAEAFTALRKISGVVPSIMCMFGFNAGGGSYLPRQGSFVIQPNDTFFGLTGPGVVKSVLGEDVTPEDLGGPKVHGASGVADLTVEDEVGALRASLQLLSYVPDNNSVAPRFRQTSDPLDRKTWEINTLLKKAFNSPTGFNTPFDVSIMIQQICDHGDYFEMQPDRAREAVTAFGRLGGNVVGFVANNSAVASGQISVDSAYKIARFNRFCNIYNIPLIFMEDTTGFLPGREQESRGIVQAGRAMLDSIVDIRTPRILLIIRNAYGGAYASYNNYPTGADLVLALPTTRLAVMGPAGKEFVYKDELRKLRGAVKDKVKSGVQERVAAGMDAGQATKDAEKDVADWLRIEEAALNLRYEKELMNPKEGLALGSISSLVMPTDLRKVLGENMNFLLRHYKPGPMQAIQREFH